GGGCCGGCGAGCGGATTGGCGCTCATCGCCGCATCGAACTGCTCACGGAATTTCTGACTGTCCTTGGTCAGGCGCTCGATCGAAAACTCCAGATAGCTCGGCACGAACATCTGCATGCTGTCGCCATAGAAGCGGATCAGTTGGCGCAGGAAGCGGATGGGCAGAAGATTCTGCCCGGTTTTGCCTTCCTGCTCGAAGATGATCTGGGCGAGCACGGATCGAGTGATCTCGTCGCCGCTTTTCGCGTCGTAAACCACGAAGTCCTCGCCGTGTTTCACCATTTCGGCAAGGTCTTCCAAGGTCACATAGGCGCTGGCGCCGGTATTGTAGAGACGCCGGTTCGCATATTTCTTGATCGTGACGGGTTTTTTTTCGTTCGTCATTTTCATTCCCATGACCGGCGGCCCTGACGCGGCCGCGCCGCCGATCCGCCCTCCCTTCGAGTCGCGGGTCCTCGGCCCGCGCCCCAATAGTCACGACGATAGCCCCGGCGACATTAAAGACAAAGCAACTTCTTCATCACCGCGTCATTCCCGGCGATCTACAACCAAAAGATCATGGCCGGGCGCGCCTGGCGCCTTGACCGCGCCCGCGCCGAAATGGTCAAACTAGCCGCCAAGTCGCCAGCCCCGCCACGGGCGGAGGGCGACGTTC
This genomic interval from Candidatus Rhodoblastus alkanivorans contains the following:
- the phaR gene encoding polyhydroxyalkanoate synthesis repressor PhaR, which encodes MTNEKKPVTIKKYANRRLYNTGASAYVTLEDLAEMVKHGEDFVVYDAKSGDEITRSVLAQIIFEQEGKTGQNLLPIRFLRQLIRFYGDSMQMFVPSYLEFSIERLTKDSQKFREQFDAAMSANPLAGPSRQMFQTMEEQARKNMAMFHEALDMFSPFGAAVAEGGKSAQAPAKSSSELEEMRAQLAEMQKRIDGLVKKD